The Chryseobacterium glaciei DNA window ATTACAAAACCCATAATAAACTATAATGAAAAAAACTTTAATATATATCATCGTGGCAGCTGTACTTATTGGTTTAGCAGCATATAAAATTGCCGATAATAAGAAGAAACAAGAAACAGAAGTAAAGGAAGTTGCTAAGCAGGTTGACAAAATCAATGTAAACATTGTAACAGTAGCAAGAGAAAATATAGATACCGATTATACGGCAAACGGAACTTTCCTTCCAAAACAGGAAATGAATCAGTCTTCTGAAATAGCAGGACGTATTGTAAACGTTTTGGTAAAAGAAGGTTCAAGAGTTTCTGCAGGTCAGGTTTTAGCAACAATTAAAAGAGATGCGATCGAAGTTGACATTTCTCAGGCTCAAAACAACTTGCAAAATGCAGTGATCGATAACCAACGTTACGAAAACGCATATAAAACAGGAGGTGTTACAAAACAACAGTTGGATAATTCAAGATTACAATTGAAAAATGCGCAGGTTGCAGTAAGAGCTCAAGGAGTAAGAGTAAATGATACAAGTATCCGTGCAGGAATCAGCGGAACGATCAATAAAAAAATGGTTGAGCCGGGAACTGTGGTTTCTATAGGAACTTCAATGTTCGAAATTGTTAATATTAACAGCTTAAAACTTTCAGTTTTAGTGGATGAAAGCCAGATCGGAAGAATCCAGTTAGGCCAGGAAGTTCCAATTAATGTGAGTGTTTTACCGGAAGATTCTTTCAGTGGTAGAATTACATTTATTGCTCCTAAAAGTGATGCTTCTTTAAATTTCCCTGTTGAAATTGAAGTTCAGAACAGAGGAAACTTAAAAGCGGGTATGTACGCAACCGCTTTGTTTAAAACAAATCACGGTGCCGAAACTCAAAATATGTTAACCGTTCCTGCAGAAGCTTTCGTAAATGGAGTAAGTTCAGGACAGTTATTTATCGTTCAAAACGGAACTGCTAAACTTATCAAAGTAACCATCGGAAAAGTTTACGGAGATAAAGTACAGATTTTAAGCGGTCTTACTGGTGGTGAGCAGGTAATTACCAGCGGACAGATCAACTTAGAAAATGGTTCTAAAATCAATATCGTAAAGTAGACAGATGAAGTTAGCAGAAATATCCATTAAAAGACCATCCTTAGTCATTGTATTGTTTACGATACTTACGCTGGGAGGGATCTTGAGTTACTCCATGATGGGGTACGAATTGATTCCGAAATTTGAAACCAATATGGTTACTATTTCTACGGTTTATCCGGGAGCTTCGCCAAGTGAGGTAGAAACTTCGGTAACCCGAAAAATAGAAGATGCCGTTGGTGCTTTGGAAAACGTAAAAA harbors:
- a CDS encoding efflux RND transporter periplasmic adaptor subunit — encoded protein: MKKTLIYIIVAAVLIGLAAYKIADNKKKQETEVKEVAKQVDKINVNIVTVARENIDTDYTANGTFLPKQEMNQSSEIAGRIVNVLVKEGSRVSAGQVLATIKRDAIEVDISQAQNNLQNAVIDNQRYENAYKTGGVTKQQLDNSRLQLKNAQVAVRAQGVRVNDTSIRAGISGTINKKMVEPGTVVSIGTSMFEIVNINSLKLSVLVDESQIGRIQLGQEVPINVSVLPEDSFSGRITFIAPKSDASLNFPVEIEVQNRGNLKAGMYATALFKTNHGAETQNMLTVPAEAFVNGVSSGQLFIVQNGTAKLIKVTIGKVYGDKVQILSGLTGGEQVITSGQINLENGSKINIVK